The DNA window TAATGGACTCCAACGATTTGGAGAAAGAGCGTGGGATTACCATCCTCGCAAAAAACACCGCCATTAATTGGAAAGACTACCGCATCAACATCGTTGATACCCCAGGGCACGCCGACTTCGGCGGCGAGGTTGAGCGCGTAATGTCTATGGTTGATTCGGTGCTGCTGGTTGTGGATGCAATGGATGGCCCCATGCCGCAAACCCGTTTCGTCACCAAAAAAGCATTCGCTAATGGTCTGAAACCGATTGTCGTCATCAACAAAGTTGACCGCCCTGGCGCGCGTCCTGACTGGGTTGTCGATCAGGTGTTCGATCTGTTCGTGAACCTGGACGCCACCGACGAGCAACTCGATTTCCCAATCATCTATGCATCTGCACTGATGGGCATCGCGGGCACCGACCATAACGATATGGCCGAAGACATGACCCCGCTCTACCAGGCGATCGTTGACCACGTGTCTGCGCCGAAAGTGGAGCTGGAAGCACCGTTCCAGATGCAGATCTCCCAGTTGGACTACAACAACTACGTGGGCGTTATCGGCATCGGCCGTATCAAGCGTGGTAAAGTGAAGCCTAACCAGCAGGTCACCATCGTCGACAGCGAAGGCAAAACCCGTAACGGTAAAGTCGGTAAAGTGCTGACCCACATGGGCCTGGAGCGTATTGAAGCCACTGTGGCCGAGGCGGGCGACATTATCGCCATCACCGGTCTGGGCGAGCTGAATATCTCTGATACCATTTGTGACGTTAACGCGGTTGAAGCGCTGCCAGCGCTGACCGTTGATGAACCGACCGTTACCATGTTCTTCTGCGTTAACACCTCGCCGTTCTGTGGTAAAGAAGGCAAGTTCGTGACGTCTCGCCAGATCCTCGATCGCCTGAAGAAAGAGCTGGTGCACAATGTGGCGCTGCGTGTTGAAGAAACCGAAGACGCCGATGCGTTCCGCGTATCCGGCCGTGGTGAACTGCACCTGTCCGTGTTGATCGAAAACATGCGCCGTGAAGGCTTCGAGCTGGCCGTATCCCGTCCGAAGGTTATCAACCGTAAGATTGACGGCCGCATGCAGGAACCGTTCGAAAACGTCACGCTGGATATCGAAGAGCAGCACCAGGGCGCAGTCATGCAGGCCATGGGTGAGCGTAAAGGTGATGTGAAAGACATGGTGCCGGATGGCAAGGGCCGTATCCGCCTGGATTACGTGATCCCAAGCCGTGGCCTGATTGGCTTCCGTACCGAGTTCATGACCATGACTTCCGGTACCGGCCTGCTGTACTCCACCTTCAGCCACTACGACGATGTGCGCCCGGGTGAAATCGGCCAGCGCCAGAACGGCGTGCTGATCTCCAACGGCCAGGGCAAAGCGGTCGCCTTCGCCCTGTACAGCCTGCAGGATCGCGGTAAGCTGTTCCTCGGCCACGGTGCGGAAGTGTATGAAGGCCAGATTATCGGTATTCACTCACGCTCTAACGATCTGACCGTGAACTGCCTGACCGGTAAAAAACTGACCAACATGCGTGCTTCCGGTACTGACGAAGCCACCACGCTGGTTCCGGCTATCAAGATGTCGCTGGAGCAAGCGCTGGAATTCATCGATGATGATGAACTGGTTGAAGTTACGCCGACCTCGGTCCGTATCCGCAAGCGTCATCTGACGGAAAACGATCGTAAACGTGCGAACCGCGGCCCGAAAGAAGCGTAATCGCTGATTGAGTCCGCTGTGATTCAGGGCGCCTTTGGCGCCCTGAGTTTTTTCTGCCTCTGCCATTTATTGGCTGTCTGCAGGCTTTTTATACCCTTCCCTGTTCAGCCCTGCCTTTTCCCGCTACAGTGAGCTTTCCCCGACCGATCAGGAGAGGACGATGCTGTATATCTTTGATTTAGGTAATGTGATTGTCGATATCGATTTCAAACGTGTACTGGGTGTCTGGAGCCGTTTAAGCGGCACGCCGCTGGCGGCGGTGGCCGAACGTTTCGCTATGGGCGAGCTGTTCGAACAGCATGAACGCGGCGAAGTCAGCGACGAGGCGTTTGCCGCCGGTATGAGCCATCAGATGGGGTTCGCGCTGAGCTTTGAACAGTTTGCCGCGGGTTGGCAGGCGGTGTTTGTCGCGCTGCGCCCGGAAGTGATCGCCATTATGCAGCGCCTGCGCGACGAAGGGCACCGGGTGGTGGTGTTGTCCAATACCAACCGCTTACATACCCATTTCTGGCCGCAGCAGTATCCGGAAATCGCCGCGACGGCGCACCGCGTTTACCTGTCGCAGGAGCTGGGTATGCGTAAACCTGAAGCGCGTATCTACCAGCATGTGCTGGCGCAGGAAAACGCGACGCCGGATCAGGCGGTATTCTTCGATGATAACCTCGACAATATTGCGGCGGCGCAGGCGTTGGGGATCAATACCGTTTTGGTGACCGATAACACCGTCGTGCCGGCCTATTTTGCCCAATAACCCATGGCGCGTTAAGCTTAAGGCATATCCTTCATGCTTCCTGTTGCGGCGGCGGTTTCTTTTTTTACCCCTTGGTTAGCCCGCGAATACCCCGAGGGGGTAGCCGGTTGCCGTGCTGTTCCTTGAAGCCAGGTTGGGGGGAACGGTCATCAAGGAGTGAATATGTGGTTTTTTCGCCGTAAGACGCTGCCGTCGTCAATCAAACCAGGGGTGACTTTCGGGCGCCTGTTGTATCAACGTATCGACAGTGATGGCCTGACCATATTGGCCGGCCATTTGGCGTATGTCTCGTTGCTGTCGCTGGTGCCGCTGGTCACCGTGGTCTTTGCGCTGTTCGCCGTATTTCCGATGTTTTCGGATATCAGCGTGCAGTTGAAAAGCTTTATTTTTTCCAATTTTATGCCGGCGGCCGGCAACGTGATCCAACGCTATCTGGAGCAGTTCGTTGCCAACTCAAGCAAAATGACCGCTGTCGGTACCTGCGGGTTGATCGTGACCGCGCTGTTGCTGATCTCATCGGTCGATAGCGTGCTGAATACCATCTGGCGCAGCAAGGACAAGCGGCCCATCGTGGTGTCCTTCGCCGTCTATTGGATGGTGCTGACGCTGGGGCCGCTGCTGGTGGGCGCAAGCATGGCCATCAGCTCCTATCTGCTCTCGTTGAACTGGTTGGCGCAGAGCGGCGTGAATAGCCTGGTGGATCAGGTGCTGCGTATTTTCCCCCTGTTGCTGTCGTGGGGCTCTTTCTGGTTGCTGTACAGCATTGTGCCTACGGTGCGGGTGCCGCCTAAAGATGCGCTGGTCGGCGCTCTGGTGGCCGGGGTGTTGTTTGAACTGGGCAAGAAATGCTTTGCGCTGTATGTCACCATGTTCCCGTCATATCAGTTGATCTACGGCGTGCTGGCGGTGATCCCCATTTTATTCCTCTGGGTCTACTGGAGCTGGTGTATCGTGTTACTCGGCGCGGAAATCACCGTGACCATGGGCGAATACCGCCGGTACCGCCAACAGAAAGCAGAGCAACATCAGGATGGGGAGCAGGAAGGGCAGTTATGATTGCGTTAATTCAGCGGGTGTTGAACGCCAGCGTTACGGTAGAAGGGCAAACCATCGGTAAAATCGGCCCCGGTTTGTTAGTGTTATTGGGGGTGGAAGCGGGCGATAGCGAGCAAAAAGCCGCGCGCCTGTGCGAGCGCGTGCTGGGCTATCGCATTTTCGGCGATGAAAATGACAAAATGAACCTCAATGTGCAACAGGCCGGTGGTAGTGTTTTAGTGGTGTCGCAGTTTACGCTGGTCGCCGATACCCAAAAGGGCATGAGGCCGAGCTTTTCACGCGGTGCGGCGCCGAACGAAGCCGATCGGCTGTACCGCTATTTTGTCGGGCAGTGCCGTGAGCGCGGCGTGGAAACCGCGACCGGGCAATTTGCGGCGGATATGAAAGTGGCGTTGGTGAATGACGGCCCGGTCACTTTCTGGCTACAGGTTTAGGCTGAGCGCGTGAGCATCCGCTAGCGTTATTCACGGCGATGAATGGCACCATGTTAACCAGGCATTCGGAGAAAAGGCGTCCATGTATCACCTACGCGTACCCGTTACAGAACAAGAGCTGCAGGACTATTACCGGTTTCGCTGGGAAATGCTGCGCAAGCCGCTGCATCAACCGATGGGATCGGAAAAGGACGCCTATGATGCCATGGCCCATCATCAGATGGTGGTGGATGAGAGCGGCAAAATCGTTGCCGTCGGCAGGCTGTATATCAACGCCGATAACGAGGCGGCAATCCGTTTTATGGCGGTCGATCCGGCGGTGCAGGACAAGGGCCTGGGTACGCTGGTGGCCATGACGCTGGAATCCGTCGCACGCCAGGAAGGGGTTAAGCGCGTGGTGTGCAGCGCGCGCGAGGATGCGGTGCCGTTCTTTGCCAAGCTGGGCTTTGAAAGCCAGGGAGAAATCACCGTCCCGCAGACCTCGTCAATCCGCCATTTCCTGATGATTAAGCCGGTGGTGCCGTTGGATGACATCCTGCACCGCCCGGACTGGTGCTGGCAACTGCAGCAGGCATGGTATGAGCATATTCCGCTGAGTGAAAAGATGGGGGTGCGCATTAGCCAATACACCGGCCAGCGCTTTGTCACCACCATGCCGGAAACCGGTAATCAGAACCCGCACCATACGCTGTTTGCCGGCAGCCTGTTTTCGCTGGCGACACTCACCGCCTGGGGGTTGATCTGGCTGCTGCTGCGCGAGCGCCACCTGGGTGGCACCAT is part of the Gibbsiella quercinecans genome and encodes:
- a CDS encoding virulence factor BrkB family protein; the encoded protein is MWFFRRKTLPSSIKPGVTFGRLLYQRIDSDGLTILAGHLAYVSLLSLVPLVTVVFALFAVFPMFSDISVQLKSFIFSNFMPAAGNVIQRYLEQFVANSSKMTAVGTCGLIVTALLLISSVDSVLNTIWRSKDKRPIVVSFAVYWMVLTLGPLLVGASMAISSYLLSLNWLAQSGVNSLVDQVLRIFPLLLSWGSFWLLYSIVPTVRVPPKDALVGALVAGVLFELGKKCFALYVTMFPSYQLIYGVLAVIPILFLWVYWSWCIVLLGAEITVTMGEYRRYRQQKAEQHQDGEQEGQL
- the typA gene encoding ribosome-dependent GTPase TypA, with protein sequence MIENLRNIAIIAHVDHGKTTLVDKLLQQSGTFDARTEATERVMDSNDLEKERGITILAKNTAINWKDYRINIVDTPGHADFGGEVERVMSMVDSVLLVVDAMDGPMPQTRFVTKKAFANGLKPIVVINKVDRPGARPDWVVDQVFDLFVNLDATDEQLDFPIIYASALMGIAGTDHNDMAEDMTPLYQAIVDHVSAPKVELEAPFQMQISQLDYNNYVGVIGIGRIKRGKVKPNQQVTIVDSEGKTRNGKVGKVLTHMGLERIEATVAEAGDIIAITGLGELNISDTICDVNAVEALPALTVDEPTVTMFFCVNTSPFCGKEGKFVTSRQILDRLKKELVHNVALRVEETEDADAFRVSGRGELHLSVLIENMRREGFELAVSRPKVINRKIDGRMQEPFENVTLDIEEQHQGAVMQAMGERKGDVKDMVPDGKGRIRLDYVIPSRGLIGFRTEFMTMTSGTGLLYSTFSHYDDVRPGEIGQRQNGVLISNGQGKAVAFALYSLQDRGKLFLGHGAEVYEGQIIGIHSRSNDLTVNCLTGKKLTNMRASGTDEATTLVPAIKMSLEQALEFIDDDELVEVTPTSVRIRKRHLTENDRKRANRGPKEA
- the fabY gene encoding fatty acid biosynthesis protein FabY, which codes for MYHLRVPVTEQELQDYYRFRWEMLRKPLHQPMGSEKDAYDAMAHHQMVVDESGKIVAVGRLYINADNEAAIRFMAVDPAVQDKGLGTLVAMTLESVARQEGVKRVVCSAREDAVPFFAKLGFESQGEITVPQTSSIRHFLMIKPVVPLDDILHRPDWCWQLQQAWYEHIPLSEKMGVRISQYTGQRFVTTMPETGNQNPHHTLFAGSLFSLATLTAWGLIWLLLRERHLGGTIILADAHIRYSSPITGRPRAVADLGSLSGDLARLARGRRARVHAEVSLFGDEDKGAVFEGTYMVLPAVPDVPLEQGGSEAAKEP
- the yihX gene encoding glucose-1-phosphatase produces the protein MLYIFDLGNVIVDIDFKRVLGVWSRLSGTPLAAVAERFAMGELFEQHERGEVSDEAFAAGMSHQMGFALSFEQFAAGWQAVFVALRPEVIAIMQRLRDEGHRVVVLSNTNRLHTHFWPQQYPEIAATAHRVYLSQELGMRKPEARIYQHVLAQENATPDQAVFFDDNLDNIAAAQALGINTVLVTDNTVVPAYFAQ
- the dtd gene encoding D-aminoacyl-tRNA deacylase, whose translation is MIALIQRVLNASVTVEGQTIGKIGPGLLVLLGVEAGDSEQKAARLCERVLGYRIFGDENDKMNLNVQQAGGSVLVVSQFTLVADTQKGMRPSFSRGAAPNEADRLYRYFVGQCRERGVETATGQFAADMKVALVNDGPVTFWLQV